One Trichosurus vulpecula isolate mTriVul1 chromosome 7, mTriVul1.pri, whole genome shotgun sequence genomic region harbors:
- the LOC118856617 gene encoding C-C motif chemokine 4-like, whose amino-acid sequence MKVSVAALSILMVMAFSSLASSAPMGSDPPTSCCFSYVSQQIQRKFVIDYYETSSLCSQPAVVFQTKRGRQVCANPSDAWVQSYVEDLELN is encoded by the exons ATGAAGGTCTCTGTGGCTGCCCTCTCCATCCTCATGGTCATGGCCTTCAGCTCTCTGGCATCCTCTGCACCAA tGGGCTCTGACCCTCCCACCTCCTGCTGCTTCTCCTATGTCAGCCAACAGATCCAAAGAAAATTTGTGATAGACTATTATGAGACCAGCAGCCTGTGTTCCCAGCCAGCTGTGGT GTTCCAGACCAAAAGAGGCCGGCAGGTGTGTGCCAACCCCAGTGATGCCTGGGTTCAGAGCTATGTGGAAGACCTGGAACTGAACTGA